The following are encoded in a window of Roseimaritima ulvae genomic DNA:
- a CDS encoding antibiotic biosynthesis monooxygenase family protein produces MKASQAIWPSFVGEPMVGSMHVVISQFVVANDMEEEVRQAFRDRPHLVDDAPGFVRMEVVCPVEEPAKFWLMTYWEDAESFQSWHRSHKYQDSHMGIPKGLKLVPGQNKIFQFNHICS; encoded by the coding sequence ATGAAAGCGAGTCAGGCGATCTGGCCGAGTTTTGTGGGTGAACCGATGGTGGGATCGATGCATGTAGTGATCAGTCAGTTTGTGGTGGCAAACGACATGGAGGAAGAAGTGCGTCAGGCCTTCCGGGATCGACCGCATCTGGTGGATGACGCCCCGGGCTTTGTCCGCATGGAGGTCGTTTGCCCGGTCGAGGAACCTGCCAAATTCTGGTTGATGACCTACTGGGAAGACGCGGAGTCTTTCCAGTCTTGGCACCGCAGCCACAAGTATCAAGACTCGCACATGGGCATTCCCAAAGGTCTAAAACTAGTGCCGGGACAGAATAAGATCTTTCAGTTCAACCACATCTGCTCATGA
- a CDS encoding RNA polymerase sigma factor — MSFPDPETRLSLLVRLSDPADQVAWEEFVRLYHPVIYRTARYRGLQDADALDVAQQVLVSVGKSLAKRPHDPNRARFRTWLDTVTRNAAINMLRSRPAVQASGDSALQRTLDQLADRSDEAEVLQREYQKERFRAAARRIEREFAEDTWQAFWLSTVEEQPIEQVAKKLGKQTGSVYAARSRIMRRLREEIDNDPSNPDNPSNPRN; from the coding sequence ATGAGTTTCCCTGATCCTGAGACGCGTTTAAGTTTGCTGGTTCGGCTCAGCGATCCCGCCGATCAGGTGGCCTGGGAAGAGTTCGTGCGACTGTATCATCCGGTGATTTACCGCACCGCCCGTTACCGAGGTCTGCAGGACGCCGACGCTCTGGATGTGGCTCAACAGGTCTTGGTGTCGGTCGGGAAATCGCTCGCCAAACGACCGCACGATCCCAACCGAGCTCGATTCCGCACCTGGCTCGACACGGTCACCCGCAACGCCGCCATCAACATGCTCCGCAGCCGACCGGCGGTACAAGCGTCCGGGGATTCGGCCCTGCAGCGGACGCTGGATCAGCTGGCCGATCGCTCGGACGAGGCCGAGGTGCTGCAGCGTGAGTACCAAAAAGAACGGTTTCGCGCCGCCGCTCGTCGCATCGAGCGGGAGTTTGCCGAAGACACCTGGCAGGCGTTTTGGCTATCGACGGTCGAAGAGCAGCCGATCGAGCAGGTCGCGAAGAAATTGGGGAAACAGACCGGCAGCGTCTACGCCGCCCGCAGCCGGATCATGCGGCGGCTGCGGGAAGAAATCGACAACGATCCAAGCAATCCTGACAATCCAAGCAATCCAAGAAATTAA
- a CDS encoding cobalamin B12-binding domain-containing protein, producing the protein MNVAQTLAQTITADQEMLSAQLVDRYFEVRPELNARFGESGKVKCREDAKYHFSYLIAALQTGKPSLFLDYAQWTQQLLVNVGLPHDELRRYLAELRALLLERLAEPAQQQTAKDFLGPAIAAVGHKPLIVASHLDGDSSVTRLAVDYLQLLLQGDRMAAVGLVTNAVDEGLSIKSVYLDIFQPVQYEVGRLWHLGQVSVAQEHYCTAVTQWVMSRLYPMVFTEHRSDKRLVAACVSGDLHEIGLRMVTDLLELEGWDTCYLGASAPPAGIIETVAKQRSQVLALSATMGFHLGPLTQTIELLRRDPALANVKVIVGGRPFLVEPSLYQAIGADAMATNAEEASDIAEHLLG; encoded by the coding sequence ATGAACGTGGCTCAGACTCTCGCTCAGACCATCACGGCCGATCAGGAGATGCTCTCCGCCCAGTTGGTGGATCGGTACTTTGAAGTGCGTCCGGAACTGAATGCTCGCTTCGGTGAGTCGGGCAAAGTGAAATGCAGGGAGGATGCGAAGTACCACTTCAGCTACCTGATTGCTGCATTGCAAACAGGAAAGCCAAGCCTATTCCTGGATTACGCGCAGTGGACCCAACAACTTCTCGTAAACGTCGGTTTGCCTCACGATGAGCTGAGACGCTACCTTGCCGAACTACGCGCCCTGCTGCTCGAACGGCTAGCAGAGCCGGCACAGCAACAGACCGCCAAAGATTTTTTGGGCCCCGCCATCGCGGCGGTCGGACATAAACCGCTGATAGTCGCTAGCCACCTCGACGGTGATTCAAGTGTCACTCGACTGGCCGTGGATTACCTTCAGCTACTGCTGCAGGGCGATCGCATGGCGGCCGTCGGCTTGGTGACCAATGCCGTCGATGAGGGATTGTCGATCAAATCCGTATACCTGGACATTTTTCAACCGGTTCAGTACGAGGTGGGTCGGCTCTGGCACCTTGGTCAGGTGAGTGTTGCACAGGAGCACTATTGTACCGCGGTCACGCAGTGGGTGATGTCGCGACTGTACCCGATGGTGTTCACCGAACACCGCAGCGACAAACGGCTGGTGGCGGCCTGCGTATCCGGCGACTTGCACGAGATCGGCCTGCGCATGGTGACGGACCTGCTAGAGCTGGAGGGTTGGGACACCTGCTACTTGGGGGCCAGCGCTCCCCCTGCAGGTATTATTGAAACCGTGGCTAAACAGCGTTCTCAGGTGCTCGCCCTCTCGGCTACAATGGGCTTCCATCTCGGGCCCCTAACCCAAACGATCGAATTGCTCCGCCGCGATCCGGCATTAGCAAATGTGAAAGTTATCGTTGGTGGCCGACCTTTTCTCGTTGAACCCTCGCTTTATCAGGCGATCGGGGCCGATGCGATGGCAACCAATGCAGAAGAGGCGAGCGATATTGCAGAACATTTGCTAGGTTGA
- a CDS encoding alpha/beta fold hydrolase, translating to MNWQAYQAMQRVVELGNRFISYVDQPAATDTNEQPVVLLHGIPTWGFMWKDLIGPLSQYRRTLVPDLLGFGFSDQRDCFDRSIAAQADYIVAWMDQLGVESSTLVAHDIGGGVALRLATLYPDRVSRLCVLNTVCYDSWPIELMLQFGHPWANRKASASTAMTVLGTALRSGFAHSPDRDLLDGLLAPYRTEVGKQSLVRNAASLNTNQTTEITHLLPRIAVPTRVLWGEDDKFQEIQFGRRLANDIPDAEFVPIEDARHFVMIDQPQAIEKQVCDFVLKPPTTRPSHPILV from the coding sequence ATGAATTGGCAAGCCTATCAAGCGATGCAACGCGTCGTCGAACTCGGCAACCGCTTTATCAGCTATGTTGATCAACCGGCAGCGACGGACACCAACGAGCAGCCCGTCGTATTGCTGCATGGGATCCCCACGTGGGGCTTCATGTGGAAAGATCTGATTGGACCTCTGTCGCAATACCGACGTACGCTTGTCCCCGATCTGCTGGGGTTTGGCTTTTCCGATCAACGAGACTGCTTCGACCGCTCGATCGCGGCACAGGCCGATTACATCGTAGCCTGGATGGATCAATTAGGCGTGGAGTCGTCGACATTGGTGGCCCACGATATCGGTGGGGGTGTGGCCCTGCGATTGGCGACACTCTACCCGGATCGCGTCTCACGGCTCTGTGTCCTGAACACGGTATGCTACGATTCGTGGCCGATCGAATTGATGCTGCAATTCGGCCATCCCTGGGCAAACCGCAAAGCCTCGGCGTCCACCGCGATGACGGTCTTGGGGACGGCTCTGCGAAGCGGGTTCGCTCACTCTCCCGATCGCGACCTGTTGGACGGACTGCTGGCGCCCTACCGCACGGAGGTGGGCAAGCAATCTTTGGTTCGCAACGCCGCATCGCTCAACACCAATCAGACCACCGAAATCACCCATTTGTTGCCACGCATTGCGGTCCCAACTCGGGTGCTCTGGGGTGAAGACGACAAGTTTCAGGAAATCCAATTCGGTAGACGGCTTGCCAACGACATCCCGGACGCCGAATTCGTTCCCATCGAAGACGCACGCCACTTCGTTATGATTGACCAACCACAAGCGATCGAGAAACAGGTTTGCGACTTCGTGCTGAAGCCGCCGACGACACGCCCCTCGCACCCGATTCTTGTCTGA
- a CDS encoding zinc ribbon domain-containing protein, with translation MTARRVTCPRCSTILQLPASMGAGKVKCPKCATVLSIRAPAGPANSPGPARASAPAPAAAAPATDPFGGLPNFGNPPSGGGQGFAMPPTGGPAGFQAPASPPSFGTPSFQAPPRPAPAPAARRKSGGGGKTALKIIGIIGALGMTGLLLCGGIILAIGMAGSRHSGWAAESFRGYTINMPAGKERQRKSQQFPGTTVHELIARRKETGSQYSLVVASLPAPLQQSGGTGALLDQMSIRLSDRRPVNRSGVEGVAGTMVSGAGMVQGAECEAFLHNGNLVIATYAPYSKIKHRVGGTRSARSNERELDKPEEYFESLKL, from the coding sequence ATGACCGCACGACGCGTCACCTGTCCTCGTTGTAGCACCATTTTGCAACTACCGGCTTCAATGGGGGCGGGCAAGGTTAAATGCCCCAAGTGCGCCACGGTGCTGTCGATCCGAGCCCCGGCCGGCCCGGCCAATTCACCAGGACCCGCCCGTGCCTCGGCACCCGCCCCGGCCGCTGCGGCGCCCGCGACCGATCCATTTGGTGGCCTGCCGAACTTTGGCAATCCGCCCAGCGGTGGCGGTCAGGGGTTTGCGATGCCGCCGACTGGCGGACCAGCTGGCTTCCAAGCGCCGGCGTCGCCGCCAAGCTTTGGGACGCCCAGTTTTCAAGCTCCCCCGCGGCCGGCGCCTGCCCCGGCGGCCAGACGCAAGTCCGGTGGCGGAGGCAAGACGGCGCTGAAAATTATCGGCATCATCGGGGCGCTGGGGATGACCGGTCTGCTGCTGTGCGGAGGCATTATCTTGGCCATCGGCATGGCCGGCTCACGGCACAGCGGTTGGGCGGCGGAGAGTTTTCGGGGCTATACGATCAACATGCCCGCTGGCAAGGAACGCCAACGCAAGTCGCAGCAGTTTCCCGGGACCACGGTTCACGAATTAATCGCGCGACGCAAGGAAACCGGCTCGCAGTATTCGCTGGTCGTGGCCTCGTTGCCGGCTCCGTTGCAGCAAAGCGGTGGCACGGGAGCGTTGTTGGATCAAATGAGTATCCGTTTGTCAGACCGACGTCCGGTTAATCGCTCGGGGGTGGAAGGCGTCGCGGGCACGATGGTGTCGGGAGCGGGGATGGTTCAGGGTGCGGAATGTGAAGCCTTTCTGCACAACGGAAACTTGGTCATTGCGACCTACGCCCCGTACTCCAAGATCAAACACCGCGTCGGCGGCACCCGCAGCGCTCGATCGAACGAACGCGAACTGGACAAGCCCGAAGAGTATTTTGAATCGCTAAAGCTGTGA
- a CDS encoding halocarboxylic acid dehydrogenase DehI family protein — MLGFGNSPIAEHEATGEIDRVYHEIRQSLRVSGVNLVFRTWAGHKNLLPVLWDSLRPNCETQIFESLADEIRHQAAEAALSLPPIHPTAAAKLGESQLFQLNKALQLYHFVNPKLLLFASTVRLALAGELPPAADTPPTESLLRVQRGVPDDMYPMTMVEEKAEDKTTRELFDDIQQTLNLDSINSDYRTMALWPNYLQAMWKELKPTISTAEYESAAERLRDRTRALVQRLPLPISLSADAVRAAGANVDKAIETSESFEQLLPGLVINIAICLRELVNDDQLSSSPWSTTSSAGLQSFSSLHVSKLSESV; from the coding sequence ATGCTAGGATTTGGAAACTCCCCGATAGCCGAACACGAAGCAACCGGCGAGATTGATCGGGTCTACCACGAGATACGCCAGTCGCTGCGAGTTAGCGGAGTCAACTTAGTTTTTCGAACGTGGGCCGGGCATAAAAATCTGTTGCCCGTTTTGTGGGATAGTCTGCGGCCAAATTGCGAAACACAAATTTTTGAAAGCTTGGCGGACGAGATCCGACATCAAGCTGCCGAAGCGGCCCTCTCGCTTCCTCCCATCCACCCGACCGCCGCAGCCAAGCTGGGTGAAAGCCAGTTGTTTCAGCTGAACAAAGCGTTGCAGCTATATCATTTCGTCAACCCCAAGCTACTGCTGTTTGCTTCCACCGTCAGGTTAGCGCTGGCCGGGGAACTCCCGCCCGCTGCAGATACACCTCCCACCGAATCGCTATTGCGCGTTCAACGCGGTGTTCCGGACGACATGTATCCAATGACCATGGTCGAAGAAAAGGCGGAAGACAAAACAACGCGTGAGCTTTTTGATGACATCCAGCAAACGCTCAATCTGGATTCAATCAACAGTGACTACCGCACCATGGCATTGTGGCCCAACTACCTCCAGGCCATGTGGAAAGAGCTCAAACCAACCATCTCCACCGCTGAATACGAATCGGCCGCCGAGCGATTGCGAGACCGTACTCGCGCGCTAGTGCAGCGATTGCCGCTGCCGATCTCGCTATCCGCCGACGCCGTACGAGCCGCCGGTGCGAACGTCGACAAAGCCATTGAAACCAGTGAGTCTTTCGAACAGCTATTGCCGGGACTGGTCATCAACATCGCGATCTGTCTTCGTGAGCTAGTGAACGATGATCAGCTATCTTCGTCGCCATGGTCGACCACCTCGAGTGCGGGCCTGCAATCGTTTTCTTCTCTTCACGTTTCAAAACTTTCCGAAAGTGTGTAA
- a CDS encoding SHD1 domain-containing protein — MNIYRYRTLHGMRWLLAVLVLATGSLAADDAVREWTDSTGRFKVTGKLLEVQDGNVLLENSQGKKLRIPIDRLSEADQAFLKGEQNPFEMVDGADSSGNAPGRASTGSAVASTEWWSGPQAVNWEDAEQFTTLAGVQWQLPESKGRLDFTPKRAALTKKANFHEHLHRVAINTVCRRAVVASSVSFAVPKPQTRLSLVDLVTGKSVHSEAVTAHMRPLALLDDGSSILMVGCSDQRGGYEQKNELQLWRFDGKQIVRSDSWVPYENDKDRRGQVAAVVAAEVLDRHRVLTLSNKGHVVLWNLPRRKPLWHGRLSERNFAMTLSADRELLALFDEKTLMVVRPDSAEVLGSTALPSSEATGWCRLAWSPSGKRLLLTSINDIRVMDVETGNWEVDFSFPGGPVAPNAMSYPDENFVLLENRLLVDLRSKIKVCEYRDANHIQTIGGTCFVAKFGDGGGLLSPFTLPHPEAVKMLEKAEEDPSLFLLHPGVAVSIDVSQVPQQHQQTVREGLEKSAAASGYEVNGSSPIRLSATITGPEQEAVSYIAAGSYVVNQYTSKAELQWQDHTLWTSTRTNIPGLLRTKRGQTMQEALDEAGKAPNTSMFASLQFPKFMQKPSDNQSGGGTAAALMASQFTLQGLVDVQ, encoded by the coding sequence ATGAACATCTATCGTTACCGAACCCTGCATGGCATGCGATGGCTGCTGGCCGTTCTGGTACTGGCGACCGGTTCGCTGGCTGCCGACGACGCGGTCCGCGAATGGACCGATTCCACGGGGCGTTTTAAAGTCACCGGCAAACTGCTCGAAGTTCAAGACGGCAATGTCCTGCTGGAAAATTCGCAAGGCAAGAAATTAAGGATCCCCATCGATCGTCTGAGCGAAGCCGATCAGGCGTTTTTGAAAGGCGAGCAAAACCCGTTTGAGATGGTCGACGGGGCCGATTCGAGTGGGAATGCTCCCGGCCGGGCATCCACTGGCAGTGCCGTCGCGTCCACCGAATGGTGGAGCGGTCCGCAAGCGGTGAACTGGGAGGACGCCGAACAATTCACCACTTTGGCGGGTGTGCAGTGGCAGTTGCCCGAATCGAAAGGCCGCTTGGACTTTACGCCCAAGCGCGCCGCGCTGACGAAAAAGGCAAATTTCCATGAACACTTGCATCGGGTGGCCATCAACACCGTCTGCCGCCGCGCCGTGGTGGCTTCCTCGGTGTCCTTTGCCGTGCCCAAACCACAAACACGGCTTTCTCTGGTCGACCTGGTGACCGGCAAATCCGTGCATTCCGAAGCGGTCACCGCGCACATGCGGCCGCTGGCCCTGCTGGACGATGGCAGCTCGATCCTGATGGTCGGCTGCAGCGATCAACGCGGCGGTTATGAGCAGAAGAACGAGCTGCAACTTTGGCGATTCGATGGCAAGCAGATCGTTCGCTCGGATAGCTGGGTTCCTTATGAAAACGATAAAGATCGCCGTGGCCAAGTTGCCGCGGTGGTGGCCGCCGAGGTGCTGGACCGCCATCGCGTACTGACGCTCAGCAACAAAGGGCACGTCGTCTTGTGGAACCTGCCGCGTCGCAAACCGCTGTGGCATGGGCGATTGAGCGAACGCAACTTTGCCATGACCCTGTCCGCCGATCGCGAACTGCTCGCGCTGTTCGACGAAAAAACTTTGATGGTGGTCAGGCCCGACTCGGCCGAAGTGCTGGGCAGCACGGCCTTGCCGTCGTCCGAGGCCACCGGTTGGTGTCGGTTGGCCTGGAGCCCCAGCGGCAAACGTTTGCTGTTAACCTCGATCAACGACATCCGCGTGATGGATGTGGAAACGGGCAACTGGGAGGTTGACTTTTCGTTTCCCGGTGGACCGGTGGCTCCCAATGCGATGAGCTATCCGGATGAGAACTTTGTGTTGCTCGAGAACCGCTTATTGGTGGATCTGCGGAGCAAAATCAAGGTTTGCGAGTATCGCGATGCCAATCACATCCAGACCATCGGTGGGACTTGCTTCGTGGCCAAGTTCGGCGACGGTGGCGGCCTGCTCTCGCCGTTCACTTTGCCGCATCCCGAGGCCGTGAAGATGTTGGAAAAAGCCGAGGAAGACCCCAGTTTGTTCCTGCTGCATCCCGGAGTGGCCGTTTCCATCGACGTTTCCCAGGTTCCGCAGCAGCATCAGCAAACGGTCCGCGAGGGATTGGAAAAATCGGCCGCCGCGTCCGGCTACGAGGTCAATGGCTCGTCACCAATTCGGCTCTCGGCCACCATCACCGGCCCCGAGCAGGAGGCGGTCAGTTACATCGCTGCGGGTTCGTACGTGGTGAATCAGTACACTTCGAAGGCTGAATTGCAGTGGCAGGACCACACGTTGTGGACGAGCACTCGCACCAACATCCCGGGCCTGTTGCGGACCAAACGCGGGCAGACGATGCAGGAGGCCTTGGACGAAGCCGGGAAAGCGCCCAACACATCGATGTTCGCCAGTTTACAATTTCCCAAGTTCATGCAGAAACCCAGTGACAATCAAAGTGGTGGTGGAACCGCGGCCGCGTTGATGGCGTCCCAGTTCACGCTGCAGGGCTTGGTCGACGTCCAGTAG
- a CDS encoding carbonic anhydrase has product MQKLVDGIHRFQRESFSRDQKLFETLAEGQNPLALFITCSDSRIDPSRLTQTEPGELFIQRTAGNIVPAYGSVFAGEACTIEYAVMALGIKDIIICGHSHCGAMAGLLDPASVEKMPAVKAYLQHAEATRRIVEENYQHLTDPSKRLTLTVEENVLVQLESLKTHPSVAAALGRGELKLHGWVYKFETGEVFAFNPERNAFLPIEDISPPATMPDRTLPPI; this is encoded by the coding sequence ATGCAGAAGCTTGTCGACGGAATTCACCGGTTCCAACGGGAATCGTTTAGTCGTGACCAGAAGCTATTTGAAACATTGGCCGAAGGTCAGAATCCCCTGGCGTTGTTTATTACGTGTTCGGATTCCCGAATCGATCCCAGTCGGCTGACCCAGACTGAACCCGGCGAGCTGTTCATTCAGCGGACCGCTGGCAACATCGTTCCCGCCTACGGCAGCGTCTTCGCAGGGGAAGCCTGCACCATCGAGTACGCGGTGATGGCGCTGGGAATCAAGGACATCATCATCTGCGGTCACTCGCACTGCGGAGCCATGGCCGGGCTGCTCGATCCGGCGTCGGTCGAAAAGATGCCGGCGGTGAAAGCGTATCTGCAGCACGCCGAGGCCACGCGGCGGATTGTCGAAGAGAACTATCAGCACCTTACCGATCCGTCCAAGCGCTTGACCCTGACGGTGGAGGAAAACGTGCTGGTCCAACTGGAGAGTCTCAAGACTCACCCATCGGTGGCAGCAGCTTTAGGGCGAGGCGAGCTGAAACTTCACGGTTGGGTCTACAAATTCGAGACTGGCGAGGTGTTCGCTTTTAATCCCGAGCGGAACGCGTTTTTGCCGATCGAAGACATTTCGCCACCGGCCACAATGCCCGACCGCACCCTACCGCCAATCTAG
- a CDS encoding hybrid sensor histidine kinase/response regulator: MTSPQRGPKTSPGEREFEELTRITNELVTTQRQLYKQSCELRRLNEEKNIAIGIVAHDLRNPLALMKMQSELLLDQCAGELSTDHQQLLQSISEQGRMMLTIVNDLLDASAIEAGSFHLARETVDVIPLVEHFVQSQALLAAPKSISLRFLPPQGVLLALLDPAKFQQVLTNLIGNAVKFSPAETAVDISLADHGEQFEIRVRDSGPGIPDSQLKSLCEPFQTVGGRSQGGEKNTGLGLTIVRRIIEKHGGSLNVSSEPGVGSVFSVSMPTGQPQLSGEAPSSPPVATFAATDTPPDTAEAPLRVLIVDDYLPAAKMTATMVARVCQADIELASDGAAAVERVTTFEPHLVLLDIELPTVSGREVAKRIREHDTAHPPLVCAVTAHAGEELEKIASLDTFDCVSAKPISLADLQSFVDAAKRRLKSGVISNG, from the coding sequence ATGACGTCCCCACAGCGCGGTCCCAAAACGTCGCCAGGCGAGCGTGAATTCGAAGAACTGACTCGAATCACCAACGAACTGGTTACCACGCAGCGGCAACTTTATAAGCAGAGCTGTGAGCTGCGTCGTTTGAACGAGGAAAAAAACATCGCGATCGGCATCGTCGCCCATGATTTGCGAAATCCACTGGCCCTAATGAAGATGCAAAGCGAGCTTCTGTTGGACCAATGTGCCGGCGAATTGTCCACCGATCATCAGCAACTGCTGCAGAGCATCAGCGAACAGGGGCGGATGATGCTGACGATCGTCAACGATCTACTAGATGCCTCGGCGATCGAGGCCGGCTCTTTCCATCTTGCCCGCGAAACGGTCGACGTGATCCCGCTGGTCGAACACTTCGTACAGTCGCAGGCATTGTTGGCGGCTCCGAAGTCGATCTCACTGCGGTTCTTGCCCCCCCAAGGTGTGCTATTGGCTTTGCTCGATCCGGCAAAGTTCCAGCAGGTCTTAACCAACCTGATTGGCAATGCGGTCAAATTCTCTCCCGCCGAAACAGCCGTAGACATTTCGCTAGCCGATCACGGCGAGCAATTTGAAATTCGCGTTCGGGATTCGGGCCCTGGGATTCCCGACAGCCAGCTCAAGTCCTTGTGCGAGCCCTTTCAGACGGTGGGAGGAAGATCGCAGGGCGGTGAGAAGAACACGGGTTTGGGTCTGACCATCGTACGTCGAATTATCGAGAAACACGGAGGCTCCCTAAACGTCTCCAGCGAGCCCGGTGTCGGCTCGGTGTTCTCTGTCTCGATGCCAACCGGACAGCCACAGCTATCCGGCGAGGCCCCGTCTTCGCCACCGGTCGCGACGTTCGCAGCAACCGACACTCCCCCGGACACTGCCGAGGCTCCACTCCGGGTTCTGATCGTCGACGACTATCTTCCAGCGGCAAAGATGACGGCCACGATGGTTGCTCGAGTTTGCCAAGCGGACATCGAACTTGCCAGCGACGGTGCTGCGGCGGTGGAGCGGGTTACGACGTTCGAACCCCATCTTGTCCTGCTGGATATCGAACTTCCTACAGTTAGCGGCCGTGAAGTCGCGAAACGTATTCGCGAGCACGACACCGCTCATCCTCCGCTCGTTTGCGCAGTAACTGCGCATGCTGGCGAGGAACTGGAAAAGATCGCAAGCTTAGACACGTTTGATTGCGTATCGGCAAAGCCCATTTCGCTGGCTGACCTACAATCATTTGTCGACGCAGCGAAGCGCCGGCTGAAGTCCGGCGTGATATCCAACGGTTAA
- a CDS encoding serine/threonine-protein kinase: MPTPTPSHHRGCDPNALRRYLAGGCAVAEERSIEQHLTDCLSCRRAMEHQAAEPEFWHAAAKQLDTRRDWTGDTHRPPHVPPQTLLAARPELEDYLRSWLVTGEASGWLGEIENYQVQDVVGIGGMGLVLSARDPALQRDVAIKTLRPELAANQRAQQRFTREAQLAASLHHPNVVSIFHVGRWRGVEYMVMPLVEQGSLRDYCASRSLTLDQIILLGRQVAAGLAAAHGQGMIHRDIKPSNILLLGGLAEVVVADFGLARVVGGETMTLSGEVHGTPQFMSPEQARGTTLDSRSDLFSLGSLLFWMATGRSPFEADNHFATLAKIQRVEYPAASTLNADLPLWFDRLIAGLLVAEPDARRFDACCLERLFSQLAEHLQQPANVPLPAELTLPLASPSRLRKRIVASLAGLALAVALVYLLITPWLRTSAEPPQVAQPSAPLATALSADAQPVSEQQQQTETPAMADSSATLLREGPLDALDRVNLVADLKADQRVRYWLLRLAALPAREIPPEALPLVVQLSRRGTDTQRELAEAVLRKNPFEVLPPQEVTEVNQELETSEILDDENPFIPID, encoded by the coding sequence ATGCCGACTCCTACGCCCTCCCACCACCGCGGCTGCGACCCGAACGCCCTGCGGCGATACCTGGCAGGCGGCTGCGCGGTGGCGGAGGAGCGATCGATCGAACAGCACCTGACGGATTGTCTGAGTTGTCGGCGGGCGATGGAGCATCAGGCTGCGGAACCGGAATTTTGGCATGCCGCCGCGAAGCAGCTCGATACGCGGCGGGATTGGACGGGCGACACCCATCGCCCGCCCCATGTGCCGCCGCAGACTCTGTTGGCCGCCAGACCGGAACTGGAAGACTATTTGCGTTCTTGGCTGGTGACGGGTGAGGCTTCCGGTTGGCTTGGAGAAATCGAAAACTATCAGGTTCAAGACGTGGTGGGGATCGGAGGTATGGGGTTGGTTCTGAGTGCTCGCGATCCCGCACTCCAACGCGACGTGGCGATCAAGACGCTGCGGCCCGAACTGGCGGCCAACCAGCGGGCTCAACAGCGTTTTACCCGCGAAGCCCAATTGGCTGCTTCATTGCATCACCCCAACGTGGTATCGATTTTTCATGTCGGCCGCTGGCGTGGCGTCGAGTACATGGTGATGCCGCTGGTCGAACAGGGTTCGCTGCGCGACTACTGCGCTTCACGCTCTCTGACCTTGGACCAGATCATTCTCCTGGGCCGCCAGGTCGCCGCCGGTCTGGCCGCGGCGCATGGCCAGGGCATGATCCATCGCGACATCAAGCCTTCCAATATTCTGTTGCTGGGCGGACTGGCAGAAGTGGTGGTCGCCGATTTTGGCCTCGCTCGCGTCGTCGGGGGCGAAACCATGACGCTCTCGGGCGAAGTCCACGGAACTCCACAATTTATGTCTCCCGAACAGGCTCGCGGGACCACGCTGGATTCACGCAGCGACTTGTTCTCGCTGGGCAGCCTGCTGTTTTGGATGGCCACTGGACGCTCGCCCTTTGAAGCCGATAACCACTTTGCCACGCTGGCCAAAATCCAGCGAGTGGAATATCCGGCGGCTTCAACGCTGAATGCAGATTTGCCGCTTTGGTTTGATCGCTTGATCGCCGGTTTGCTGGTCGCGGAACCGGATGCTCGCCGTTTTGATGCCTGTTGCCTGGAACGGCTTTTTTCCCAATTGGCGGAACACCTTCAACAACCCGCAAACGTGCCGCTGCCGGCTGAGTTGACCTTGCCGTTGGCCTCTCCTTCACGACTACGGAAGCGCATCGTCGCATCGTTGGCCGGCCTCGCGCTCGCGGTGGCTCTGGTGTATTTGTTGATCACGCCTTGGCTGAGAACGTCAGCGGAGCCCCCGCAGGTAGCCCAGCCATCGGCACCCTTGGCAACCGCGTTGAGCGCTGATGCCCAGCCTGTCAGCGAACAACAGCAGCAAACCGAAACGCCCGCAATGGCCGACTCGTCCGCTACGCTTCTCCGGGAGGGGCCCTTGGATGCACTCGATCGCGTGAATCTGGTTGCGGACCTGAAAGCCGACCAGCGAGTTCGTTATTGGCTGCTGCGGTTAGCCGCGCTGCCGGCTCGCGAGATTCCCCCGGAAGCCCTGCCGTTGGTCGTTCAACTTTCGCGGCGGGGAACGGACACGCAACGCGAGTTGGCCGAAGCCGTGTTGCGGAAGAATCCCTTCGAAGTTCTGCCGCCGCAGGAAGTGACGGAAGTGAATCAAGAGTTGGAAACGTCGGAAATTTTGGACGACGAAAACCCGTTTATTCCCATCGATTGA